Proteins found in one Zea mays cultivar B73 chromosome 1, Zm-B73-REFERENCE-NAM-5.0, whole genome shotgun sequence genomic segment:
- the LOC103633646 gene encoding long chain base biosynthesis protein 1a-like produces the protein MDMALPVVNATAAVLARVSAAFNAPLARAVVFGVHIDGHLVVEGLLIAVIVFQLSRKSYKPPKKPLTEKEIDELCDEWEPEPLCPPVKEGARIDTPMLESAAGPHTIVDGKEVVNFASANYLGLIGNEKIIDSCIGSLEKYGVGSCGPRGFYGTIDVHLDCESKIAKFLGTPDSILYSYGISTIFSVIPAFCKKGDIIVADEGVHWAVQNGLHLSRSTVVYFKHNDMVSLASTLEKLTHGNKRAEKIRRYIVVESIYQNSGQIAPLDEIVRLKEKYRFRVILEESHSFGVLGKSGRGLAEHYGVPIEKIDIITAGMGNALATDGGFCTGSVRVVDHQRLSSSGYVFSASLPPYLATAAVSAVNYLEQNPAVLANLRSNIALLHKELSDTPGLEIFSHVLSPIVFLKLKKSTGSPTTDLDLLETIAGRVLKEDSVLIVTSKKSNLDRCKLPVGIRLFVSAGHTESDISRLSSSLKRVSAAVLSDCF, from the exons ATGGACATGGCATTGCCCGTTGTGAATGCCACAGCGGCGGTGCTCGCCCGTGTCTCGGCTGCGTTCAATGCCCCACTTGCCCGTGCAGTCGTCTTCGGGGTCCATATCGATG GGCACTTGGTCGTGGAAGGGCTTCTTATTGCAGTCATCGTGTTTCAGCTCTCCAGGAAGAGCTACAAACCACCAAAGAAACCACTTACTGAAAAG GAGATTGATGAGCTATGTGATGAGTGGGAGCCAGAGCCGCTATGCCCTCCAGTCAAGGAGGGGGCTCGAATTGATACTCCAATGTTGGAAAG TGCTGCTGGACCACATACGATTGTTGATGGTAAAGAAGTTGTGAACTTTGCATCAGCAAACTACCTCGGTTTAATTGGCAATGAGAAGATTATT GATTCTTGCATTGGTTCACTGGAGAAATATGGTGTTGGGTCTTGTGGTCCACGTGGCTTTTATGGAACAATTG ATGTCCATCTTGACTGTGAGTCAAAAATAGCTAAATTCCTGGGCACTCCAGACTCCATTCTGTATTCATATGGGATTTCTACAATATTCAGTGTGATACCTGCCTTTTGTAAGAAAGGAGATATCATAGTCGC TGATGAGGGTGTTCACTGGGCAGTGCAAAATGGTCTCCATTTATCAAGAAGCACTGTGGTGTACTTCAAGCACAATGATATGGTTTCACTTGCAAGCACTTTGGAAAAACTTACACATGGAAATAAACGTGCTGAAAAGATTAGACGCTACATTGTTGTAGAATCCATTTACCAG AATTCTGGCCAAATTGCCCCCTTGGATGAAATCGTCAGGTTGAAGGAGAAATATCGGTTCCGTGTTATTCTGGAGGAGAGCCATTCTTTTGGTGTGCTTGGCAAGTCTGGGCGTGGCCTTGCTGAACATTATGGAGTTCCT ATTGAAAAAATTGATATAATTACTGCTGGAATGGGAAATGCATTAGCTACCGATGGTGGATTTTGTACAGGAAGTGTCAGAGTTGTTGATCATCAG CGTCTAAGCAGCTCTGGATATGTTTTCTCTGCATCTCTGCCACCTTATCTTGCCACTGCTGCTGTTTCTGCTGTCAACTACCTGGAGCAGAATCCCGCAGTTCTTGCAAATCTAAGGAGCAATATTGCTCTTTTGCATAAAG AATTATCAGATACTCCAGGGCTAGAAATTTTCAGCCATGTTTTGTCACCTATTGTCTTCCTTAAGCTGAAGAAATCGACAGGTTCTCCTACCACTGACCTAGACCTTCTTGAAACTATTGCTGGCAGG GTCTTGAAGGAAGACTCAGTTCTCATTGTGACATCAAAGAAGTCAAATCTGGATAGGTGCAAACTCCCCGTTGGAATCCGCCTGTTTGTATCAGCTGGACATACTGAATCCGACATCTCCAGGCTTTCCTCATCCTTGAAGCGAGTTTCTGCGGCAGTTCTTTCAGACTGCTTTTGA